One region of Natrinema salaciae genomic DNA includes:
- a CDS encoding potassium channel family protein encodes MTLAVWITLLWAGWTLVFASAERALVDTLERGSISWSDRLYFTGYTIFTLGIGDFAPRTGRWQLVTILATGSGLLFVTLSVTYALSVLEAVTQKRAFASSVSGFGARSEEIVRTSWTGEEFQGIALPLNALVTQLATLTENHKAYPVLHYFYSARTDRSPIVEIAVLDETVTLLRFGVPERYRPNRLLLRISRTSIEHYLETLHEGFVEPADSSPPPPDLRALREAGVPTVSNDEFEAALDELETRRRLLYGLVESDAREWPSTGRADLPDADE; translated from the coding sequence CTGACCCTCGCGGTATGGATCACGCTGCTCTGGGCCGGGTGGACGCTCGTCTTCGCCAGCGCCGAGCGCGCCCTCGTCGACACGCTCGAGCGCGGGTCCATCTCGTGGTCCGATCGGCTCTACTTTACCGGATACACGATCTTCACGCTGGGGATCGGAGATTTCGCCCCCAGGACGGGGCGCTGGCAGCTCGTCACGATACTCGCGACCGGGAGCGGCCTGCTCTTCGTCACGCTGAGCGTTACCTACGCGCTCTCCGTCCTCGAGGCGGTCACCCAGAAACGCGCGTTCGCCAGCAGCGTGAGCGGCTTCGGAGCCCGCAGCGAGGAGATCGTTCGTACGAGCTGGACCGGCGAGGAGTTTCAAGGGATCGCGCTCCCGCTGAACGCCCTCGTCACGCAGCTCGCGACCCTCACCGAGAATCACAAGGCCTACCCGGTCCTCCACTACTTTTACAGCGCCCGGACGGATCGATCGCCGATCGTCGAAATCGCCGTCCTCGACGAGACGGTGACGCTGCTCCGGTTCGGCGTTCCGGAACGATACCGGCCGAACCGACTCCTCCTCAGGATCTCGCGGACGAGTATCGAGCACTACCTCGAGACGCTTCACGAAGGGTTCGTCGAGCCGGCAGACAGTTCGCCGCCGCCGCCGGACCTCCGTGCGCTACGCGAGGCGGGCGTCCCGACCGTGTCGAACGACGAGTTCGAGGCCGCTCTCGACGAACTGGAGACGAGACGGCGACTACTGTACGGACTCGTCGAATCCGACGCTCGGGAGTGGCCGTCGACGGGACGGGCCGACCTCCCCGACGCGGACGAATGA
- a CDS encoding sulfurtransferase TusA family protein yields the protein MTNTTTPDVTIDSRGATCPGPLMDLIGTVKTLDPGTVVELQTTARNSTTDVPEWLEEAGHELLEIEEHDDHWNIYLEVD from the coding sequence ATGACGAATACTACCACCCCTGACGTGACGATCGACTCGCGCGGCGCGACGTGTCCCGGCCCGCTGATGGACCTCATCGGGACGGTGAAGACCCTCGACCCCGGCACCGTGGTCGAACTCCAGACCACCGCACGGAACTCCACGACCGACGTGCCGGAGTGGCTCGAGGAGGCCGGCCACGAGTTACTCGAGATCGAGGAGCACGACGACCACTGGAACATCTACTTGGAGGTCGACTGA
- the cydB gene encoding cytochrome d ubiquinol oxidase subunit II, translating into MTDPASLATEPLFGLPLADLWFGLLFFILAMFLFLDGFDFGVGALFATREDADEREQLLSAIGPFWDGNEVWLVVFGGAMFAAFPAVYANLFSRHYLLMFAILGALIVRGLAPEMYEQRHDEAWRRWWGRAFVVGSLTAPFFLGMFTANWLLGATTIVTLPGVVVGLAVVALTVVDGVAFLRLKTRGDLREDLRTDGYRALVVYLVLVVVTLGYVYGAAPTLRSALFSAPVAALVLATLVLAGVYAAATRADRYYVAFGAAAGLVFALVGVVAGLMYPAIDRAGGLTVETAIVSTLPLNLMSIGAAILLPLVFVYFVVLYSAFSGPVEAGESY; encoded by the coding sequence ATGACTGACCCGGCTTCACTCGCGACCGAACCCCTGTTCGGGCTGCCGCTCGCGGACCTCTGGTTCGGGCTGTTGTTCTTCATCCTCGCGATGTTCCTGTTCCTCGACGGCTTCGACTTCGGGGTTGGCGCGCTGTTCGCGACGCGCGAGGACGCCGACGAACGCGAGCAGTTGTTGTCCGCGATCGGGCCGTTCTGGGACGGCAACGAGGTGTGGCTCGTCGTCTTCGGCGGCGCCATGTTCGCGGCGTTCCCGGCCGTCTACGCCAACCTGTTCAGCCGCCACTACCTGCTGATGTTCGCGATCCTGGGCGCGCTCATCGTTCGGGGGCTCGCCCCCGAGATGTACGAACAGCGCCACGACGAGGCGTGGCGGCGGTGGTGGGGGCGCGCGTTCGTCGTCGGCAGCCTCACGGCCCCGTTCTTTCTCGGGATGTTCACGGCGAACTGGCTGCTCGGCGCGACGACGATCGTCACGCTCCCGGGAGTCGTCGTCGGCCTGGCCGTCGTCGCGCTGACCGTCGTCGACGGCGTGGCGTTCCTTCGACTCAAGACGCGAGGCGACCTGCGCGAGGACCTCCGGACGGACGGCTACCGCGCACTCGTGGTCTATCTCGTCCTTGTCGTGGTGACGCTGGGATACGTCTACGGAGCGGCCCCCACCCTACGATCGGCCCTGTTCTCCGCGCCGGTCGCCGCCCTCGTCCTCGCCACGCTCGTCCTCGCCGGGGTGTACGCGGCGGCGACGCGGGCGGACCGCTACTACGTGGCGTTCGGTGCCGCTGCGGGCCTCGTCTTCGCGCTGGTCGGCGTCGTCGCCGGTCTGATGTATCCGGCCATCGACCGTGCTGGCGGGCTGACGGTCGAGACGGCGATCGTCTCGACGCTGCCGCTCAACCTCATGTCGATCGGGGCGGCGATCCTGCTCCCGCTCGTCTTCGTCTACTTCGTGGTCCTCTACTCCGCGTTCAGCGGCCCGGTCGAGGCAGGTGAGTCGTACTGA
- a CDS encoding NAD(P)/FAD-dependent oxidoreductase: MHRIAIVGGGTGGTVLANRLASELRSEIEAGDVAVRLITADPNHVYKPTFLYVPFGKKTVDDAKRPIEELVDRRVTLTIDEVTDVDTDRKRLSLADRTPSLRYDQLVLATGASLDPEAVPGLAEGGHHFYGPDGAERLRDELADFTEGHLVLSVVGVPHMCPAAPVEFTLMVDDWLRERGRREDVDITYTYPINRAHGLEPIADWATDLFEERDIALETFFNVDEVDPDAEVVGTVEGNELEYDLLVAIPPHRGSDLVTDAGLGEDGWIDVDRHTLEATAAEDVYAIGDVADVPTSKAGSVAHYEAGVVADRIASRARGTVPTATYDGKTVCFLEAGMDEATFIEFSYGEEPFVREPSKPLHWAKLGYNESYWLTARGVL; encoded by the coding sequence ATGCATCGAATCGCAATCGTCGGCGGCGGAACGGGCGGGACGGTCCTCGCGAACCGACTCGCGAGCGAGCTACGGAGCGAGATCGAGGCCGGAGACGTCGCGGTTCGACTGATCACGGCCGATCCGAACCACGTCTACAAGCCGACGTTCCTGTACGTGCCGTTCGGGAAGAAGACGGTCGACGACGCCAAGCGGCCGATCGAGGAACTGGTCGACCGCCGCGTCACCCTGACGATCGACGAGGTCACCGACGTCGACACGGATCGAAAGCGCCTGTCGCTTGCCGACAGGACGCCCTCGCTGCGCTACGACCAACTCGTGCTGGCGACCGGCGCGAGCCTCGACCCCGAGGCCGTTCCGGGACTCGCCGAAGGCGGCCACCACTTCTACGGCCCCGACGGCGCCGAACGCCTCCGGGACGAACTCGCCGACTTCACCGAGGGTCACCTCGTGCTGAGCGTCGTCGGCGTCCCGCACATGTGTCCGGCCGCGCCGGTCGAGTTCACCCTGATGGTCGACGACTGGCTCCGCGAGCGCGGCCGACGCGAGGACGTCGACATCACTTACACGTATCCGATCAACCGCGCCCACGGCCTCGAACCGATCGCCGACTGGGCGACCGACCTGTTCGAGGAACGCGACATCGCCCTCGAGACGTTCTTCAACGTCGACGAGGTCGACCCCGACGCGGAAGTCGTCGGAACGGTCGAAGGGAACGAACTCGAGTACGACCTGCTCGTGGCGATCCCGCCCCACCGGGGCAGCGACCTCGTGACCGACGCGGGGCTCGGTGAAGACGGCTGGATCGACGTCGACAGGCACACGCTCGAGGCGACGGCGGCCGAGGATGTCTACGCGATCGGCGACGTCGCGGACGTTCCGACGAGCAAGGCCGGCAGCGTCGCCCACTACGAGGCAGGCGTCGTGGCGGACCGGATCGCCAGCCGCGCCCGCGGGACGGTCCCGACGGCGACCTACGACGGCAAGACCGTCTGCTTCCTCGAGGCCGGGATGGACGAGGCCACGTTCATCGAGTTCTCCTACGGCGAGGAGCCGTTCGTCCGCGAGCCGTCGAAACCGCTCCACTGGGCCAAGCTCGGCTACAACGAGTCCTACTGGCTGACCGCACGGGGGGTACTATAG
- a CDS encoding DUF1641 domain-containing protein, translating into MSESEPETETGAANETAGAGGPALEELVAENPEEVAQFIERLGVVNDLLDTADLATAAMDDRMVEELAGTATNLGAAADGLATPDAARLGEATGENAADLADAIETLARLQRSGTLDDLLAMADLVALASNAMDDDMVTDLAATGTKLGEVADTAADDDVARTLESLLEAVGEASAEPTKPLGVRGLVRALRDLDVRRGLGFVFAVARETGRRLREQPGR; encoded by the coding sequence ATGTCCGAATCCGAACCCGAAACCGAAACTGGAGCCGCGAACGAGACCGCCGGTGCCGGGGGCCCGGCCCTCGAGGAACTCGTCGCCGAGAACCCCGAGGAGGTCGCCCAGTTCATAGAGCGCCTCGGCGTCGTCAACGACCTGCTCGATACGGCGGACCTCGCGACGGCGGCGATGGACGACCGGATGGTCGAGGAGCTGGCAGGGACGGCGACGAACCTCGGCGCTGCGGCCGACGGGCTGGCGACTCCCGACGCCGCACGGCTCGGCGAGGCGACCGGCGAGAACGCCGCGGACCTGGCCGACGCCATCGAGACGCTGGCCCGCCTGCAGCGGTCGGGGACGCTCGACGACCTGCTAGCGATGGCGGATCTCGTCGCGCTCGCGTCGAATGCGATGGACGACGACATGGTGACCGATCTCGCGGCGACCGGGACGAAACTCGGTGAAGTCGCCGACACCGCGGCCGACGACGACGTGGCCCGGACGCTCGAGTCGCTGCTCGAGGCTGTCGGTGAAGCGAGCGCCGAACCGACGAAACCGCTCGGTGTACGCGGGCTGGTACGTGCCCTCCGAGACCTGGACGTGCGACGGGGGCTCGGATTCGTGTTCGCCGTCGCTCGCGAGACGGGCCGGAGGCTGCGGGAGCAGCCCGGTCGATGA
- a CDS encoding cytochrome ubiquinol oxidase subunit I, producing MIDPVTGSRLQFALTTIVHIIFPVMSMGLAPFLVYFTWKDIRTGKPIYEQLRRFWTRIFAVSFVVGTVTGIVLEFEFGTNFAAFSTTAGELFGGPLALEGMMAFMLEATFLGIFVFGRERVGNALYMVSAVAVGLGTWLSAVWILIANSWMQTPRGYELATENGRTIVQLVDPVAAYANPRFPWMFVHMQNAAVESVALFMAGLGAYFVFRHHVWGYPVENIGFWETTLKFGLLALLITAPLQVLHGDLYARHVVETQPQKFAAMEAVWETDSYVPEYIVAFPTSIQDLLDPRAKDIFGIGIPGGASWLASGGDPQATIQGLEEFDGPQPPVAVVFWAFRIMVALGFWFILLAVWGGYRWWRGELLEDDLLHKALMASTPLGIIAVELGWVVTEVGRQPWVIQDVLRTSEGVSPGLTAAEATMTLAGFAVVYLGLLVLYTYVVVRIVRAGPPEVDGPALDDAAETPTSEVQADD from the coding sequence ATGATCGATCCAGTCACCGGCAGTCGACTGCAGTTCGCGCTCACGACGATCGTCCACATCATCTTCCCGGTGATGAGCATGGGGCTCGCCCCCTTCCTCGTCTACTTCACGTGGAAGGATATCCGTACCGGGAAACCGATCTACGAGCAGCTACGCAGGTTCTGGACGCGAATCTTCGCCGTCAGCTTCGTCGTCGGCACCGTGACCGGAATCGTCCTCGAGTTCGAGTTCGGCACCAACTTCGCGGCGTTTTCTACAACCGCCGGCGAGCTGTTCGGCGGGCCGCTCGCGCTCGAGGGGATGATGGCGTTCATGCTGGAAGCGACGTTTCTCGGGATCTTCGTCTTCGGCCGCGAGCGCGTCGGAAACGCGCTGTACATGGTCTCGGCGGTCGCCGTCGGACTCGGGACGTGGCTCTCGGCCGTCTGGATCTTGATCGCCAACTCGTGGATGCAGACTCCGCGGGGGTACGAACTGGCCACGGAGAACGGGCGGACGATCGTTCAGTTGGTCGATCCGGTCGCCGCCTACGCCAACCCGCGGTTCCCCTGGATGTTCGTCCACATGCAAAACGCCGCCGTCGAGTCCGTCGCGCTGTTCATGGCCGGGCTCGGGGCCTACTTCGTCTTCAGACACCACGTGTGGGGGTATCCGGTCGAGAACATCGGATTCTGGGAGACAACGCTCAAGTTCGGCCTCCTCGCGCTGCTCATCACCGCGCCGTTGCAGGTGCTCCACGGCGATCTGTACGCTCGACACGTCGTCGAGACCCAGCCACAGAAGTTCGCCGCGATGGAGGCCGTCTGGGAGACCGACTCGTACGTCCCCGAGTACATCGTCGCGTTTCCGACGAGTATTCAGGACCTACTGGACCCGCGGGCCAAGGACATCTTCGGCATCGGCATCCCCGGCGGGGCGTCGTGGCTCGCCAGCGGCGGCGATCCGCAGGCGACCATACAGGGTCTCGAGGAGTTCGACGGCCCCCAGCCGCCAGTCGCGGTCGTCTTCTGGGCGTTCCGGATCATGGTCGCGCTCGGCTTCTGGTTCATCCTGCTCGCCGTCTGGGGCGGCTACCGCTGGTGGCGGGGCGAACTCCTCGAGGACGACCTCCTCCACAAGGCCCTGATGGCCTCGACGCCGCTCGGAATCATCGCGGTCGAACTCGGCTGGGTCGTCACCGAGGTCGGTCGCCAGCCGTGGGTCATTCAGGACGTCTTGCGGACGAGCGAGGGCGTCTCACCGGGACTCACGGCTGCGGAAGCGACGATGACGCTCGCCGGGTTCGCCGTCGTCTACCTCGGACTGCTCGTACTCTATACGTACGTCGTCGTCCGGATCGTCCGTGCCGGGCCGCCGGAGGTTGACGGTCCCGCACTGGACGACGCGGCGGAGACGCCCACGTCGGAGGTGCAGGCCGATGACTGA
- a CDS encoding SHOCT domain-containing protein has translation MMIDRRDTLGRSAGRVTVVSAVFLVAATATASAQTHGGGGGPMGGWGGFGGWMFLWPILLFGLVALIAVWVAGLRRVARTDRPDHALEELRERYARGDLSEDEFERRRRKLRT, from the coding sequence ATGATGATCGACCGACGCGACACGCTCGGACGGTCCGCGGGGCGAGTGACGGTGGTCAGCGCCGTCTTCCTCGTCGCCGCGACCGCGACGGCGTCCGCACAGACCCACGGCGGTGGCGGCGGACCGATGGGCGGCTGGGGAGGATTCGGCGGCTGGATGTTCCTCTGGCCGATCCTCCTGTTCGGCCTGGTGGCCCTGATCGCCGTCTGGGTCGCCGGTCTGCGCCGAGTTGCCCGCACCGACCGACCCGACCACGCCCTCGAGGAACTCCGCGAGCGCTACGCCCGCGGGGACCTCTCCGAGGACGAGTTCGAACGACGACGACGGAAACTACGGACCTAG
- the trxA gene encoding thioredoxin, whose product MSDTGDDERQRIREQKKRELQERLESGGSLDAVDADEGGDAPDEPIAITGQGHFEEVVDEHDVVLVDCYADWCGPCQMLEPTIEALAAETDAAVAKVDVDRHQRLAQQLGARGVPTLVLYADGQPVERTVGVQDRATLDGLIEQHA is encoded by the coding sequence ATGAGCGACACTGGAGACGACGAACGACAGCGAATTCGCGAGCAGAAGAAACGCGAGCTGCAGGAACGCCTCGAGAGTGGCGGGAGCCTCGATGCGGTCGACGCCGACGAAGGGGGCGACGCGCCCGACGAGCCGATCGCGATTACGGGACAGGGTCACTTCGAGGAGGTCGTCGACGAGCACGACGTGGTCCTCGTGGACTGCTACGCCGACTGGTGCGGTCCCTGTCAGATGCTCGAGCCGACGATCGAGGCCCTCGCCGCGGAGACCGACGCTGCCGTCGCGAAGGTCGACGTCGACCGCCACCAGCGCCTCGCCCAGCAGCTCGGCGCTCGCGGGGTTCCGACGCTCGTCCTCTACGCCGACGGCCAGCCGGTCGAGCGGACGGTCGGTGTACAGGACCGGGCGA
- a CDS encoding SHOCT domain-containing protein, whose product MATDDSLIRTLLIVIAAILLLPVLMMTLAIPMMGVWGGGHMWNGGAWGGTGATWMWLLMSVVPLLVILGLGYLLYSAVRRSGTRGTDPALEELRTAYARGDLTDEEFENRRERLRREEKR is encoded by the coding sequence ATGGCAACCGACGACTCACTGATTCGAACGCTGTTGATCGTTATCGCCGCAATCCTCCTGCTGCCGGTTCTCATGATGACGCTCGCGATTCCCATGATGGGCGTCTGGGGCGGCGGCCACATGTGGAACGGCGGTGCGTGGGGCGGTACCGGCGCAACGTGGATGTGGCTTCTCATGTCGGTTGTCCCGTTGCTGGTGATTCTCGGGCTCGGATATCTCCTGTACAGCGCGGTTCGCCGGTCGGGAACGCGAGGGACGGACCCTGCACTCGAGGAACTGCGAACCGCCTACGCCCGCGGTGATCTCACCGACGAGGAGTTCGAGAACCGGCGTGAACGTCTTCGACGGGAGGAGAAACGATAG